In one window of Acidovorax sp. HDW3 DNA:
- a CDS encoding aminotransferase class V-fold PLP-dependent enzyme, translating to MPGLLPEIDPEGLLEFSVVYTDRALNHMSQRFVRAMQDIVGTLKEVYHAHSVALVPGSGTFGMEAVARQFANQQKVLIVRNGWFSYRWSQIFDADRGLGGGAVVCKARPQGSGAQAPWAPCPVQEVVATIRAEKPALVFAPHVETASGIMLSDDYIRSLAAAAHEVGALLVLDCIASGAVWVDMQATGVDVLICAPQKGWSSTPCCAMVMLSELARQAIEDTQSSSFACDLKKWLLIAEGYEKGQHAYHTTMPTDALVQLRDAMQEARSYGFERVRAEQMALGRQVRALLQARGFASVAAEGWQAPGVVVSYTTDPDIQNGKKFLQVGLQTAAGVPLQCDEGPDFKTFRLGLFGLDKWHDTARTVGHLRTALDQIGA from the coding sequence ATGCCCGGACTTTTGCCCGAAATCGACCCTGAGGGCCTGCTTGAATTTTCCGTGGTCTATACCGACCGCGCGCTCAACCACATGTCCCAGCGCTTTGTGCGCGCCATGCAGGACATTGTTGGCACCCTCAAGGAGGTGTACCACGCGCACAGCGTGGCCCTGGTGCCCGGCAGCGGCACTTTCGGCATGGAGGCGGTGGCGCGCCAGTTCGCCAACCAGCAAAAAGTGTTGATCGTGCGCAACGGCTGGTTCAGCTACCGCTGGAGCCAGATTTTTGACGCCGACCGGGGCCTTGGTGGCGGCGCTGTGGTGTGCAAAGCGCGCCCGCAAGGCAGCGGCGCGCAGGCGCCCTGGGCGCCCTGCCCGGTGCAGGAAGTGGTGGCCACCATTCGTGCTGAAAAGCCAGCCCTGGTGTTTGCCCCGCATGTCGAGACGGCCAGCGGCATCATGCTCAGCGACGACTACATCCGCAGCCTGGCTGCGGCGGCGCACGAAGTGGGCGCGCTCCTGGTGCTCGACTGCATCGCCTCGGGTGCGGTCTGGGTCGATATGCAGGCCACGGGTGTTGATGTGCTGATCTGCGCGCCGCAAAAGGGCTGGAGCAGCACGCCCTGCTGCGCCATGGTCATGCTCAGCGAGCTGGCGCGCCAGGCCATCGAAGACACACAAAGTTCGAGCTTTGCCTGCGACCTGAAAAAGTGGCTGCTGATTGCCGAAGGCTACGAAAAAGGCCAGCACGCCTACCACACCACCATGCCCACCGACGCCCTGGTGCAGCTGCGCGACGCCATGCAGGAAGCGCGCTCCTACGGCTTTGAGCGCGTGCGCGCCGAGCAGATGGCGCTGGGGCGGCAGGTGCGCGCGCTGCTGCAGGCACGCGGCTTTGCGAGCGTGGCCGCCGAGGGCTGGCAGGCGCCGGGCGTGGTCGTGAGCTACACCACCGACCCGGACATTCAAAACGGCAAAAAATTCCTGCAAGTGGGCCTGCAAACCGCCGCCGGCGTGCCGCTGCAGTGCGACGAGGGGCCGGACTTCAAAACCTTCCGCCTGGGCCTGTTTGGCCTGGACAAGTGGCACGACACGGCCCGCACCGTGGGCCATTTGCGCACGGCGCTCGATCAAATCGGAGCCTGA
- a CDS encoding cyclic nucleotide-binding domain-containing protein, producing the protein MKGILSLLRGKTLGHKPAEESGDSVFFTTAFAGQGVDESLLVPWEARAVEVGAKRLPTSRGGKLLQGLWAKDKYMAHLDQDAVERMERFFEFAAIPPSRDVIRQDEYGNFMVVLLTGTIAVDRVQPWGEHLRLAETRPGDILGEMSLLDSGIRFSACTTLTECEIAILSAEGMDEMMAKDPQLAASLIALLARKLSLRLRVVSARLSESHNQ; encoded by the coding sequence ATGAAAGGTATTTTGAGCCTGTTGCGTGGCAAGACCCTGGGCCACAAGCCGGCCGAGGAAAGCGGCGATTCAGTTTTCTTCACCACCGCCTTTGCCGGCCAGGGCGTCGATGAGTCGCTGCTCGTGCCCTGGGAGGCGCGGGCCGTCGAGGTCGGCGCCAAGCGCCTGCCCACCAGCCGGGGCGGCAAGCTGCTGCAGGGCCTGTGGGCCAAAGACAAATACATGGCGCACCTGGACCAGGATGCGGTCGAGCGCATGGAGCGCTTCTTTGAATTCGCCGCCATCCCGCCCAGCCGCGACGTCATCCGCCAGGACGAGTACGGCAACTTCATGGTCGTGCTGCTCACCGGCACCATCGCCGTCGATCGCGTGCAGCCCTGGGGCGAGCACCTGCGCCTGGCCGAGACGCGCCCGGGCGACATTCTGGGCGAGATGTCGCTGCTCGACAGCGGCATCCGCTTCTCGGCCTGCACCACGCTCACCGAGTGCGAGATCGCCATCCTCAGCGCCGAAGGCATGGACGAGATGATGGCCAAAGACCCGCAACTCGCCGCCAGCCTGATCGCTCTGCTGGCGCGCAAGCTCTCGCTGCGCCTGCGCGTCGTCAGCGCCCGTTTGAGCGAAAGCCACAACCAATAA
- a CDS encoding PilT/PilU family type 4a pilus ATPase, with amino-acid sequence MERDQASKFINDLLKLMVSRGGSDLFLTAEFPPAIKIDGKVTKVSPQPLTPAHTLTLARSIMSDKQVADFERSKECNFAISPAGIGRFRVNAFIQQGRVGLVLRTIPLTLPTIDGLGVPQVLKEVAMTKRGLCIMVGATGSGKSTTLAAMVDWRNENSFGHIITVEDPVEFVHPHKNCVVTQREVGLDTDSWEAALKNTLRQAPDVILMGEIRDRETMEHAVAFAETGHLCLATLHANSANQALDRVINFFPEERRAQLLMDLSLNLRAMVSQRLLPKQDGKGRAAAVEVMLNTPLISDLIFKGEVSEIKEIMKKSRNLGMQTFDQALFDLFEANVITYEDALRNADSLNDLRLQIKLSSQRAKSSDLASGTENFAIV; translated from the coding sequence ATGGAACGCGATCAGGCCAGTAAATTCATCAACGACCTGCTCAAGCTCATGGTCAGCCGGGGCGGCAGCGACCTGTTCTTGACGGCCGAATTCCCGCCCGCCATCAAGATCGACGGCAAGGTCACCAAAGTCTCGCCGCAGCCGCTCACGCCTGCGCACACCCTGACGCTGGCGCGCTCCATCATGAGCGACAAGCAGGTGGCCGATTTCGAGCGCTCCAAGGAGTGCAACTTCGCCATCTCGCCCGCCGGTATCGGGCGCTTTCGCGTCAACGCCTTCATCCAACAGGGGCGCGTGGGCCTGGTGCTGCGTACCATCCCACTGACGCTGCCGACCATCGACGGCCTGGGCGTGCCCCAGGTGCTCAAGGAAGTGGCCATGACCAAGCGTGGCCTGTGCATCATGGTTGGCGCCACCGGCTCGGGCAAATCGACGACGCTCGCCGCCATGGTCGATTGGCGCAACGAAAACTCGTTCGGCCACATCATCACCGTGGAAGATCCGGTCGAGTTCGTGCACCCGCACAAGAACTGCGTCGTCACGCAGCGCGAGGTCGGGCTCGACACCGACAGCTGGGAAGCGGCGCTGAAAAACACCCTGCGCCAGGCACCCGACGTCATCTTGATGGGCGAGATCCGCGACCGCGAGACCATGGAGCACGCGGTGGCGTTTGCCGAAACCGGCCACCTGTGCCTGGCCACGCTGCACGCCAACAGCGCCAACCAGGCACTCGACCGCGTCATCAACTTCTTCCCTGAGGAGCGCCGCGCGCAGCTGCTGATGGACTTGTCGCTGAACCTGCGCGCCATGGTCTCGCAGCGCCTCCTGCCCAAGCAGGACGGCAAGGGCCGCGCCGCCGCCGTCGAAGTGATGCTGAACACGCCGCTCATTTCTGACCTGATCTTCAAGGGCGAAGTCTCGGAGATCAAAGAGATCATGAAAAAAAGCCGCAACCTCGGGATGCAGACCTTCGACCAGGCGCTGTTCGACCTGTTCGAGGCCAACGTCATCACCTACGAAGATGCGCTGCGCAACGCCGACTCGCTCAACGACCTGCGCCTGCAGATCAAGCTCTCAAGCCAGCGCGCCAAAAGCTCTGACCTGGCTTCCGGCACGGAAAACTTCGCCATCGTCTAA
- a CDS encoding SIS domain-containing protein, with the protein MLEQRIQQHFIDSADLKYQSAQALSQPIAAAVQALLVCITSGAKLLACGSGASAAQARQLAALCVAGFERERPELAVLALSEESALQTSASGLVDASLGLARQVRALGQAGDVLLLLSVGGSEAAILAAVAAAHERDMSVIALTGRTGGELAALLRETDVWIAVPHERAARVREVHSLVLHCLCDGVDAQLLGEPEIP; encoded by the coding sequence ATGCTCGAACAACGCATCCAACAGCATTTCATCGACAGTGCCGATCTGAAGTACCAGTCGGCCCAAGCCTTGAGCCAACCCATTGCCGCCGCCGTGCAGGCGCTGCTGGTGTGCATCACCAGTGGTGCCAAGCTGCTCGCCTGTGGCAGCGGGGCCTCGGCGGCGCAGGCGCGCCAGCTGGCGGCCCTGTGTGTGGCCGGCTTTGAGCGCGAACGCCCTGAGCTGGCGGTGCTGGCGTTGAGCGAGGAGTCGGCACTGCAGACGTCGGCATCGGGCCTGGTGGATGCCAGCTTGGGGCTGGCGCGCCAGGTGCGGGCCTTGGGGCAGGCGGGTGATGTGTTGCTGCTGCTGTCCGTCGGCGGCAGCGAGGCGGCGATTTTGGCGGCCGTGGCGGCGGCGCATGAGCGCGATATGAGCGTCATCGCCCTCACGGGCCGCACGGGCGGAGAGCTGGCGGCGCTGCTGCGCGAGACGGACGTTTGGATTGCCGTGCCGCATGAGCGTGCGGCGCGGGTGCGTGAGGTCCACAGCCTGGTGTTGCACTGCCTGTGCGACGGGGTGGACGCGCAATTGTTGGGTGAACCGGAGATACCGTGA
- a CDS encoding BON domain-containing protein, whose protein sequence is MTKQSNRWVCTLLVAAALGAGLSACVPLVVGGAAVGAMVAVDRRTSGAQLDDEGIELRAGNQIFGMYGDRAHVNVTSWNRQVLLTGEVPTQEDGQKVAQMVRGLQNVQSVVNALVVAPPSSLSQRSNDTLLTGKVKASFVDAKDVMSSAFKVVTERGVVYLMGRVTQREAQRASDIARGVSGVTKVVRVFELISEQELANTQPKPAPAPAHDAVPASAPAPAPVQGQVQVQPLPPVQ, encoded by the coding sequence ATGACAAAGCAAAGCAATCGGTGGGTGTGTACGCTGCTCGTGGCGGCAGCCTTGGGTGCGGGCCTGAGCGCTTGCGTGCCTTTGGTGGTGGGCGGCGCGGCGGTGGGGGCGATGGTGGCGGTCGATCGCCGCACCTCGGGCGCGCAGCTCGACGACGAAGGCATCGAGCTGCGGGCGGGCAACCAGATTTTTGGCATGTACGGCGACCGCGCCCATGTCAACGTCACCAGCTGGAACCGCCAGGTGCTGCTGACTGGCGAGGTGCCGACGCAGGAGGATGGCCAGAAGGTGGCGCAGATGGTGCGTGGTCTGCAAAACGTGCAGTCCGTGGTCAATGCGCTGGTGGTGGCGCCGCCGTCGTCGCTGTCGCAGCGCTCGAACGACACCTTGCTCACGGGCAAGGTCAAGGCCAGCTTCGTCGATGCCAAGGACGTGATGAGCAGCGCCTTCAAGGTCGTGACCGAGCGTGGCGTGGTGTACCTGATGGGCCGCGTCACCCAGCGCGAAGCGCAGCGCGCCTCGGACATTGCGCGTGGCGTCAGTGGCGTGACCAAGGTGGTGCGGGTGTTTGAGCTCATTTCTGAGCAGGAACTGGCCAATACCCAGCCCAAACCCGCACCTGCACCCGCGCACGATGCCGTTCCAGCCTCGGCCCCGGCACCCGCCCCGGTGCAGGGGCAAGTGCAGGTCCAGCCCCTGCCGCCGGTGCAGTAA
- a CDS encoding NAD(P)-dependent oxidoreductase, with protein MNAPRSYAPIAPQRIAFLGLGVMGAPMAGHLARAGHQVTVYNRTASKAIAWCAQHTSAGAVKHAATPAAAAQGAQLVLCCVGNDADLRAVTLGPEGAFAGMGAGALFVDHTTASAEVARALYAQARSLGLEFLDAPVSGGQAGAENGQLTVMCGGDDAAFARAEPVIMAYARACTLMGASGAGQLTKMVNQIAIAGLLQGLSEAIAFGQRAGLDLPRVLDVIGKGAAQSWQMDNRGRSMAEGRFDFGFAVDWMRKDLGLVLAEAQKNGARLPVTALVDQFYADVQQQGGRRWDTSSLITRLR; from the coding sequence ATGAACGCCCCCCGCTCCTACGCCCCCATCGCACCGCAACGCATCGCCTTCCTTGGCCTGGGGGTCATGGGCGCGCCCATGGCCGGCCACCTGGCGCGCGCCGGGCACCAGGTCACGGTGTACAACCGCACTGCTAGCAAAGCGATAGCATGGTGCGCGCAGCACACAAGCGCTGGCGCCGTAAAACATGCCGCAACACCGGCAGCGGCGGCGCAGGGCGCACAACTCGTGCTGTGCTGCGTCGGCAACGACGCCGACCTGCGCGCCGTGACCCTGGGGCCAGAAGGCGCCTTTGCCGGCATGGGCGCTGGCGCCCTGTTCGTCGATCACACCACCGCCTCCGCCGAGGTCGCGCGCGCGCTCTACGCCCAGGCGCGCAGCCTGGGGCTGGAGTTCCTCGATGCCCCCGTCTCCGGCGGTCAGGCCGGGGCCGAGAACGGCCAGCTGACGGTGATGTGCGGCGGCGACGACGCTGCCTTTGCCCGCGCCGAGCCGGTCATCATGGCCTACGCCCGCGCCTGCACCCTGATGGGCGCCAGCGGCGCCGGGCAGCTGACGAAGATGGTGAACCAGATTGCGATTGCCGGCCTGCTGCAGGGGCTGTCCGAGGCCATCGCTTTCGGCCAGCGTGCCGGGCTGGACCTGCCCCGTGTGCTCGACGTCATCGGCAAGGGCGCAGCGCAAAGCTGGCAAATGGACAACCGGGGCCGCAGCATGGCCGAGGGCCGTTTTGATTTCGGCTTTGCCGTCGATTGGATGCGCAAAGACCTGGGCCTGGTGCTGGCCGAGGCACAAAAAAACGGCGCCCGCCTGCCCGTCACGGCCCTGGTCGATCAGTTCTACGCCGACGTGCAGCAGCAAGGCGGGCGGCGCTGGGATACCTCCAGCCTCATCACCCGCCTGCGCTAA
- a CDS encoding FAD-linked oxidase C-terminal domain-containing protein: MNTAAPTAERTARQRTVVAALSRCVPAHTLLWQAEDTTPYECDGLTAYRQRPLVVCLPETEAQVQAVLRTCHQLQVPVVARGAGTGLSGGAMPHAMGVTLSLARFNRILHIDPKARSATVQCGVRNLAISEAAAAHGLYYAPDPSSQIACTIGGNVAENAGGVHCLKYGLTLHNVLRVRGFSAEGEALELGSHALDTPGPDLLAAVIGSEGMLAVALEVTVKLIPKPPLARCIMASFGDVRQAGDAVAAVIAAGIIPAGLEMMDKPMTAAVEAFVHAGYDLDAAAILLCESDGTPEEVAEEIERMSAVLRRAGATAIAVSRDEAERLRFWSGRKNAFPASGRISPDYMCMDSTIPRKRLADILLAIAEMEKKYGLRCCNVFHAGDGNLHPLILFDANDPEQLRRCEQFGADILETSVAMGGTVTGEHGVGVEKLNSMCVQFTPEELAQMHALKAAFDPAGLLNPGKAVPTLNRCADYGQMLVRGGRLAHPDLPRF; this comes from the coding sequence ATGAACACCGCCGCCCCCACCGCCGAACGCACCGCCCGCCAACGCACCGTGGTGGCGGCCCTGTCCCGCTGCGTACCAGCGCACACCCTGCTGTGGCAGGCCGAGGACACCACGCCCTACGAGTGCGATGGCCTCACCGCCTACCGGCAGCGCCCGCTGGTGGTATGCCTACCCGAGACCGAGGCGCAGGTGCAGGCCGTGCTGCGCACCTGCCACCAGCTGCAGGTGCCGGTGGTGGCGCGCGGCGCCGGCACGGGGCTCTCGGGCGGCGCCATGCCGCACGCCATGGGGGTGACGCTCTCGCTCGCGCGCTTTAACCGCATCCTCCACATCGACCCCAAAGCGCGCAGCGCCACCGTGCAGTGCGGCGTGCGCAACCTGGCGATCAGCGAAGCCGCCGCCGCCCACGGCCTGTACTACGCACCCGACCCGAGCAGCCAGATCGCCTGCACCATCGGCGGCAACGTGGCCGAGAACGCGGGCGGCGTGCACTGCCTGAAATACGGCCTGACGCTGCACAACGTGCTGCGCGTGCGCGGCTTCAGCGCCGAGGGCGAGGCGCTGGAGCTGGGCAGCCACGCACTCGATACGCCGGGGCCGGATTTGCTCGCCGCCGTCATCGGCAGCGAGGGCATGTTGGCCGTGGCGCTGGAGGTGACCGTCAAACTCATCCCCAAGCCGCCGCTCGCGCGCTGCATCATGGCCAGCTTTGGCGACGTGCGCCAGGCGGGCGATGCGGTGGCCGCCGTCATTGCCGCCGGCATCATCCCCGCCGGGCTGGAGATGATGGACAAGCCCATGACCGCCGCCGTCGAAGCCTTTGTGCACGCCGGCTACGACCTGGACGCAGCCGCCATCTTGCTGTGCGAGAGCGACGGCACGCCCGAGGAGGTGGCCGAAGAAATCGAGCGCATGAGCGCCGTGCTGCGCCGCGCCGGCGCCACCGCCATTGCCGTCAGCCGCGACGAGGCCGAGCGCCTGCGCTTTTGGAGCGGGCGCAAAAACGCCTTCCCGGCGAGCGGCCGCATCAGCCCCGATTACATGTGCATGGACTCGACCATTCCCAGAAAACGCCTGGCCGACATCCTGCTGGCGATTGCCGAGATGGAGAAAAAATACGGCCTGCGCTGCTGCAACGTGTTCCACGCCGGCGACGGCAACCTGCACCCCTTGATCCTGTTCGACGCCAACGACCCCGAGCAGCTGCGCCGCTGCGAGCAGTTCGGCGCCGACATCCTGGAGACCAGCGTCGCCATGGGCGGCACCGTCACGGGCGAGCACGGCGTGGGCGTGGAGAAGCTCAACTCCATGTGCGTGCAGTTCACGCCCGAGGAGCTGGCGCAGATGCACGCCCTCAAAGCAGCTTTTGACCCCGCCGGCCTGCTCAACCCCGGCAAGGCCGTGCCCACGCTCAACCGCTGCGCCGACTACGGCCAGATGCTGGTGCGCGGCGGCCGCCTGGCGCACCCGGATTTGCCGCGCTTTTGA
- a CDS encoding XRE family transcriptional regulator has translation MQEAKAQFAQRLRQAMEAAGYEPKPSVLEREFNTRHWGKPMTLHGVRRWLQGETIPNHKKLTTLAEWLRVPVQALGYGEALHREREPQRPGPGHIGLGYQDRELFETYLRLPVPKRRLVRDVILAIARAHAAEEAEREAAH, from the coding sequence ATGCAGGAAGCAAAAGCCCAATTTGCGCAGCGGTTACGCCAGGCCATGGAGGCGGCAGGCTACGAGCCCAAGCCCTCCGTGCTGGAGCGCGAATTCAATACCCGCCACTGGGGCAAGCCCATGACCCTGCATGGCGTGCGCCGCTGGCTGCAGGGCGAAACCATTCCTAACCACAAGAAGCTCACCACCCTCGCCGAATGGCTGCGCGTGCCGGTGCAGGCGCTGGGCTATGGCGAAGCCTTGCACCGTGAGCGCGAACCGCAGCGCCCCGGACCGGGGCACATCGGCCTGGGCTACCAGGATCGGGAACTGTTCGAGACCTATCTGCGCCTGCCCGTGCCCAAGCGGCGCCTGGTGCGCGACGTGATCCTGGCAATTGCCCGTGCCCACGCGGCGGAAGAGGCCGAGCGGGAAGCCGCCCATTAA
- a CDS encoding YraN family protein, whose translation MGFLEKWRQGGVSTRVLGAAAEDRALAHLQQAGLRLVQRNYRTPGRGGGEIDLILHAPDGTLVFVEVRSRASAAYGGAGASIGAAKQRRIVFAAQHYLLRYASTPPCRFDAVLVHGEQVQWLPGAFDLGAG comes from the coding sequence ATGGGGTTCCTTGAAAAATGGCGGCAGGGCGGGGTCAGTACGCGGGTGCTGGGCGCCGCCGCTGAAGACCGGGCCTTGGCGCATTTGCAGCAGGCCGGGCTACGGCTGGTGCAGCGCAATTATCGAACGCCCGGGCGCGGCGGTGGTGAGATTGATTTGATCCTGCACGCACCCGATGGCACGCTGGTGTTCGTCGAGGTGCGCAGCCGTGCCAGTGCCGCCTACGGGGGCGCGGGCGCCAGCATTGGTGCGGCCAAGCAGCGGCGCATTGTGTTCGCGGCGCAGCATTACCTGCTGCGCTACGCCAGCACCCCGCCGTGCCGTTTCGACGCCGTACTGGTGCATGGCGAGCAGGTGCAGTGGCTGCCCGGTGCCTTCGATTTGGGTGCGGGCTGA
- a CDS encoding type IV pilus twitching motility protein PilT, whose protein sequence is MDITQLLAFSVKNKASDLHLSAGLPPMIRVHGDVRRLNVDPLDHKTVHAMVYDIMSDSQRKMYEEFLEVDFSFEIEGLARFRVNAFNQNRGAAAVLRTIPSKILTLEQLNAPKIFADLALKPRGLVLVTGPTGSGKSTTLAGMVNHLNETEYGHILTIEDPIEFVHESKKSLINQREVGPMTLSFAAALKSALREDPDAILVGELRDLETIRLAMTAAETGHLVFGTLHTSSAAKTIDRIIDVFPAEEKEMVRAMLSESLQAVISQTLCKLKDGSGRVAAHEIMLGTSAIRNLIREAKVAQMYSTIQTGNSVGMQTLDQNLTDLVRRNIISPAEARSKAKIPENFPG, encoded by the coding sequence GTGGACATCACCCAACTGCTGGCGTTCAGCGTCAAGAACAAGGCTTCCGACTTGCACCTGTCGGCGGGCCTGCCACCCATGATCCGCGTGCACGGCGACGTGCGCCGCCTGAACGTCGATCCACTCGACCACAAGACGGTGCACGCCATGGTGTACGACATCATGAGCGACTCGCAGCGCAAGATGTACGAAGAATTCCTGGAGGTGGACTTTTCTTTCGAGATCGAGGGCCTGGCGCGCTTTCGCGTCAACGCCTTCAACCAGAACCGGGGCGCCGCCGCCGTCTTGCGAACGATTCCAAGCAAAATCCTGACGCTCGAACAGCTCAATGCACCGAAAATTTTTGCCGACCTGGCACTCAAGCCGCGCGGCCTGGTGCTGGTGACGGGGCCCACGGGTTCGGGCAAATCGACCACGCTCGCAGGCATGGTCAACCACCTCAACGAAACCGAGTACGGCCACATCCTCACCATCGAGGATCCGATCGAATTCGTGCACGAGTCGAAAAAATCCCTGATCAACCAGCGCGAAGTCGGGCCGATGACGCTGTCGTTCGCCGCCGCCCTCAAGTCCGCGCTGCGCGAAGACCCGGACGCCATTTTGGTGGGCGAACTGCGTGACCTGGAAACCATCCGCCTGGCCATGACGGCGGCGGAAACCGGCCACTTGGTGTTTGGCACCTTGCACACCAGCAGCGCCGCCAAAACCATCGACCGCATCATCGACGTCTTCCCAGCGGAAGAAAAAGAGATGGTGCGCGCCATGCTGTCCGAATCGCTGCAGGCCGTGATCTCGCAAACGCTGTGCAAGCTCAAGGACGGTTCAGGCCGCGTTGCCGCGCACGAAATCATGCTGGGCACCAGCGCCATCCGCAACCTGATCCGCGAGGCCAAGGTGGCGCAGATGTACTCCACCATCCAGACTGGCAACAGCGTTGGTATGCAAACGCTCGACCAGAACCTCACCGACCTGGTGCGGCGCAACATCATCAGCCCGGCCGAAGCGCGCAGCAAGGCCAAGATTCCCGAGAACTTCCCCGGCTAA
- a CDS encoding YggS family pyridoxal phosphate-dependent enzyme has translation MTTIASALQLVHQRIERACNAAARPAAGVQLLAVSKTFGADAVIAAAEAGQRAFGENYIQEAVAKIAAVQAHVPQLARQLQWHCIGPVQSNKTRLVAVHFDWVHTVDRLKTAERLSAQRPDGLPPLQVCLQVNVDGGATKSGVAPDAALALAQAVAQLPRLQLRGLMGIPDPVEDFAAQCAVHQRARALFDAIAAAGGSGLERFDTLSLGMTADLEAAIAAGSTLVRVGSGIFGARSYAAS, from the coding sequence ATGACTACGATTGCCAGCGCGCTTCAACTTGTACACCAGCGTATTGAACGCGCTTGTAACGCGGCAGCGCGGCCTGCTGCGGGGGTGCAGTTACTCGCTGTTTCCAAGACCTTTGGCGCCGACGCCGTCATAGCCGCAGCCGAGGCCGGGCAGCGCGCATTTGGCGAAAACTACATCCAGGAAGCCGTCGCCAAAATCGCCGCCGTGCAGGCGCATGTGCCGCAGCTTGCGCGGCAGCTGCAGTGGCATTGCATTGGCCCGGTTCAAAGTAACAAGACGCGCCTGGTGGCGGTGCATTTCGATTGGGTACACACCGTCGATCGGCTCAAAACTGCCGAACGCCTGTCGGCGCAACGCCCGGATGGTTTGCCGCCGCTGCAGGTGTGCCTGCAGGTCAACGTCGATGGTGGCGCCACCAAATCCGGCGTTGCCCCCGACGCCGCCCTGGCCCTGGCGCAGGCCGTGGCGCAGCTGCCGCGCCTGCAGCTGCGCGGGCTCATGGGAATTCCCGATCCGGTCGAAGACTTTGCCGCCCAGTGCGCCGTGCACCAGCGCGCGCGCGCCTTGTTCGACGCCATCGCAGCCGCCGGCGGGTCGGGGCTGGAGCGTTTTGACACCCTGTCGCTGGGCATGACCGCCGACCTGGAGGCCGCCATTGCCGCCGGCAGCACCCTGGTGCGCGTGGGCAGCGGCATCTTTGGTGCTCGCAGCTATGCTGCCAGTTAA
- a CDS encoding zinc ribbon domain-containing protein, translated as MALVIKSWSIKSQPAPGEPHVRVVARESGFWSFILSLLGIDATTTMEVSSTRIEFEHGSLSGFIRRMTPFGHVSSTFYGRHKPWKTALFILAVCFSIGSAIGKAWALLAFLLLGLIGAGLYYFLNRELTFGFIEDSGFAGAITFKRSVIEGQEINEEQLRKMIAVIEHQIKCQSAPLEGIDIGGQPGNERFAVPAPTSLKEVFGGVAPPPAPATPKAPPPAAPQAPAQAAPRSHCPQCNQPCTAADRFCGHCGHTL; from the coding sequence ATGGCCTTGGTCATCAAATCCTGGAGCATCAAATCCCAGCCCGCGCCGGGCGAGCCGCACGTGCGCGTGGTGGCGCGCGAGAGCGGCTTCTGGTCCTTCATCCTGTCGCTGCTGGGCATAGATGCCACCACCACGATGGAGGTCAGCAGCACGCGCATCGAGTTCGAGCATGGCTCGCTCTCGGGCTTCATCCGCCGCATGACGCCGTTCGGCCATGTCTCGTCCACCTTCTATGGCCGCCACAAGCCCTGGAAGACGGCGCTGTTCATCCTCGCCGTGTGTTTCTCCATCGGCTCGGCCATCGGCAAGGCCTGGGCGCTGCTGGCATTTTTGCTGCTGGGGTTGATCGGCGCTGGCCTGTACTACTTCCTCAACCGCGAGCTGACTTTCGGCTTCATCGAGGACAGCGGCTTTGCCGGTGCCATCACCTTCAAGCGCTCGGTGATCGAGGGCCAGGAGATCAATGAGGAGCAGCTGCGCAAGATGATTGCCGTCATCGAGCACCAGATCAAATGCCAGAGCGCGCCGCTGGAGGGCATCGACATTGGTGGCCAGCCCGGCAACGAACGCTTTGCCGTGCCGGCGCCGACCTCGCTCAAAGAAGTGTTTGGTGGCGTGGCGCCGCCCCCTGCGCCCGCCACCCCCAAGGCCCCGCCACCGGCTGCGCCGCAGGCCCCCGCCCAGGCCGCGCCGCGCAGCCACTGCCCCCAGTGCAACCAGCCTTGCACGGCGGCCGATCGCTTTTGCGGCCACTGCGGGCACACGCTCTGA